From Aristaeella lactis, the proteins below share one genomic window:
- a CDS encoding Mbeg1-like protein, with protein MANMVDYLAWRGDLHLETSPWNEIDGLLIATISYLDFNGGRDPNGWMLEEMARIDLIRPGTSSAFPGRKTAFEKMAACERFHSSRLHHAIALTDPEIGMQFSALCLDLPDGTTCVAFRGTDNTVIGWREDFDMAYTTRVPAQEAAALYLVRAAALSKRPLRLVGHSKGGNLAVYAAAMAPAKVQKRIEGIWSYDGPGMNRETSQTEGFQRIKEKIHSYIPQTSIIGLLMDYYEPYTVVRSTASGISQHDPMSWGVYGPQFRTMKAVDKTAVVVRDTLHEWLQNSTPEQRAAFVDTLFSMVESTKATRISDLTSEKLRSILTMVGSRKEVDPETRKVFTRLVGQAVSLGFGNMIDWVRGRRDEGGTGDWETMSPEKRREMLNTAMNNGAEDDAAEESDSAKEQKEG; from the coding sequence ATGGCGAACATGGTGGACTATCTGGCCTGGCGCGGGGACCTGCATCTGGAAACCTCGCCATGGAACGAGATTGACGGTCTGCTGATCGCCACCATCAGCTATCTGGACTTTAACGGCGGACGGGATCCCAATGGCTGGATGCTGGAGGAGATGGCCCGTATTGACCTGATCAGGCCGGGGACAAGCTCCGCTTTCCCGGGCCGGAAAACCGCCTTTGAAAAAATGGCGGCCTGCGAACGCTTTCACAGCAGCAGGCTCCACCATGCCATTGCCCTGACGGATCCTGAGATCGGAATGCAGTTTTCCGCCCTGTGCCTGGACCTGCCGGACGGAACCACCTGCGTGGCTTTCCGCGGAACGGACAACACGGTGATAGGCTGGCGGGAAGATTTTGACATGGCCTATACCACCCGGGTACCGGCGCAGGAAGCCGCCGCGCTGTACCTGGTCCGGGCCGCGGCCCTCTCAAAGCGGCCGCTGAGGCTGGTGGGACACAGCAAGGGCGGAAACCTCGCGGTGTATGCCGCCGCCATGGCGCCGGCAAAGGTACAGAAACGGATCGAAGGGATCTGGAGCTATGACGGACCGGGCATGAACCGGGAGACCTCCCAGACGGAGGGCTTCCAGCGGATTAAGGAAAAAATCCATTCCTATATTCCCCAGACCAGTATTATCGGCCTGCTGATGGACTATTATGAACCCTACACGGTGGTGCGTTCCACGGCCAGCGGCATCAGCCAGCATGACCCCATGAGCTGGGGAGTTTACGGCCCGCAGTTCAGGACTATGAAGGCTGTGGACAAAACGGCGGTGGTTGTCCGGGATACGCTGCACGAGTGGCTGCAGAACAGCACGCCGGAACAGCGGGCGGCCTTTGTGGATACCCTGTTCAGCATGGTGGAAAGCACAAAAGCCACCCGGATCAGCGATCTGACGAGTGAAAAACTCAGGAGCATCCTGACCATGGTGGGCAGCCGCAAGGAAGTGGATCCGGAAACACGGAAAGTATTCACCCGCCTGGTGGGCCAGGCCGTATCCCTGGGCTTCGGCAACATGATCGACTGGGTGCGCGGCCGGAGGGATGAAGGCGGTACCGGAGACTGGGAAACCATGTCCCCGGAAAAACGAAGGGAAATGCTGAACACGGCGATGAACAACGGCGCGGAGGATGACGCTGCAGAAGAAAGCGATTCCGCGAAAGAACAAAAAGAGGGATAA
- a CDS encoding FtsK/SpoIIIE family DNA translocase encodes MAQRGSGKRKQAPAYSADAMAIRYMAGLVLIALGVLIFMAVELGLSGNIFEGLRRLCFGLCGIMAYVLPVLPVWAGVLVIWSTQRRAPVRPWLFAFLAFFGLCAFLMITGAMQYLNTTYGGDWGAVINGTYAETAARLKPTGGGAIGTILAWPLWRYLGPVLGTFIVFVLTALCILLMFNLTPARIRDIFTGQAGARREQQKLERQRMEQQQLAWQQQQALWQQQQQQILEQQQYQMQQAQMQQNTQPPYSQGQAYPQQPAQQPVQQWPRQDDGSVRDWQEQAAAGQMAATGHQSRIFGKKQDKPASADKSFVSRIFGRGRKEEYDGLVDRSEAAEAEAAGRNAGQAARPARRTAVGTEITPPETHWKPEIPEEMETGRRRRTQPAQQTTMEIPEEQIPVRPETVRPEPVRERKPVQEKEPVRDNTNYRRPSTAEPKPEEKPQVQAAVPVVQQTIGEEAYRPKIKVPERKKTETEDEGPWMPTPYNYPPITDLARPQQGFEDTRGEDETRSRKLEETLASFRVPARVVHVTHGPAISRFELELEAGTKVNKVSELEKDIAYGMSATSVRIEAPIPGKRLVGVEVPNRKVTTVTLREVMESEPMQNAKSILTVALGKDIAGTPIVCDLAKMPHMLIAGQTGSGKSVCINAIINSLLYRASPDEVKLILVDPKVVELQCYNGIPHLLIPVVNDPRKAAAALAWAVAEMMERYDRFAEKKVRNLEGYNQLVERTGEKPMARIVIIIDELADLMMVCKKDVEEYICRLTQLARAAGIHLIVATQRPSVDVITGLIKANIPSRIAFKTASSVDSRTILDRNGSEQLLGWGDMLYAPTGSFAPTRVQGCFLSDDEVNRIAKHVKDANPSTYDPDILEKLDEIANGGESGGADIIINSSDMSGGDGGLFEQAVEFAIQDGQISTSTLQRRLKIGYARAGRLTDEMEERGIVAAKDGSKPRKCLITREEWEEMKKSTEGMR; translated from the coding sequence ATGGCTCAGAGAGGGAGCGGCAAAAGGAAACAGGCCCCCGCGTATTCCGCGGACGCGATGGCCATCCGGTATATGGCCGGACTGGTGCTGATCGCGCTTGGTGTACTGATCTTTATGGCGGTGGAACTGGGACTGTCGGGGAATATCTTCGAGGGCCTGCGCAGGCTCTGTTTCGGCCTGTGCGGAATTATGGCCTATGTGCTGCCGGTACTGCCTGTGTGGGCAGGTGTACTGGTGATCTGGTCCACCCAGCGCCGCGCGCCTGTGCGGCCGTGGCTGTTCGCTTTCCTGGCCTTCTTTGGACTGTGCGCCTTCTTAATGATCACCGGCGCCATGCAGTACCTGAACACGACTTACGGCGGGGACTGGGGTGCCGTCATAAACGGTACATATGCGGAAACCGCGGCCCGGCTGAAGCCTACAGGCGGCGGCGCGATCGGAACAATCCTCGCCTGGCCGCTGTGGAGGTATCTCGGGCCGGTGCTTGGAACCTTTATCGTTTTTGTGCTGACTGCCCTTTGTATCCTGCTTATGTTTAACCTGACTCCCGCACGGATCCGCGATATTTTCACGGGCCAGGCCGGGGCGCGCCGGGAACAGCAGAAACTGGAGCGGCAGCGGATGGAACAGCAGCAGCTGGCCTGGCAGCAGCAACAGGCGCTCTGGCAGCAGCAACAGCAGCAGATCCTTGAACAGCAGCAGTACCAGATGCAGCAGGCGCAGATGCAGCAAAACACACAGCCGCCCTATTCCCAGGGACAGGCTTATCCGCAGCAGCCTGCCCAGCAGCCGGTCCAGCAGTGGCCGAGACAGGATGACGGCAGTGTCCGTGACTGGCAGGAACAGGCCGCTGCCGGACAGATGGCAGCCACCGGTCACCAGAGCCGGATCTTCGGTAAAAAACAGGATAAACCCGCATCTGCTGACAAGTCCTTTGTGAGCCGCATTTTCGGACGGGGCAGGAAAGAAGAATATGACGGCCTGGTAGACAGATCCGAAGCCGCAGAGGCGGAAGCAGCCGGAAGGAACGCGGGACAGGCAGCAAGGCCTGCCCGGAGGACTGCCGTAGGAACCGAGATCACCCCGCCGGAGACCCACTGGAAACCGGAGATTCCTGAAGAAATGGAAACCGGGCGGCGGCGCCGGACTCAGCCGGCACAGCAGACGACGATGGAAATCCCGGAGGAACAGATTCCTGTCCGTCCGGAAACGGTTCGTCCGGAGCCGGTCCGGGAGAGAAAACCGGTACAGGAAAAGGAACCTGTCCGGGACAACACGAATTACCGCAGGCCTTCCACGGCAGAACCGAAACCGGAGGAAAAACCGCAGGTCCAGGCAGCTGTACCGGTGGTGCAGCAGACCATCGGGGAGGAAGCCTACCGGCCGAAGATCAAGGTTCCGGAGAGGAAGAAAACAGAAACAGAGGACGAAGGTCCCTGGATGCCCACGCCCTACAACTATCCGCCTATCACGGACCTGGCCAGGCCCCAGCAGGGTTTTGAGGATACCCGGGGGGAGGATGAAACACGGTCCCGGAAACTGGAGGAAACCCTGGCGAGCTTCAGGGTACCGGCCAGGGTGGTCCATGTGACCCACGGCCCCGCCATTTCCCGTTTCGAACTGGAGCTGGAAGCGGGTACCAAGGTCAACAAGGTTTCTGAACTGGAAAAAGATATCGCCTACGGCATGTCCGCCACATCGGTCCGCATTGAAGCGCCGATCCCGGGCAAGCGCCTGGTCGGCGTGGAGGTTCCCAACCGGAAAGTGACCACCGTAACGCTGCGGGAAGTCATGGAAAGCGAACCGATGCAGAACGCGAAGTCGATTCTGACGGTGGCGCTGGGCAAGGATATTGCCGGTACGCCGATCGTGTGCGACCTGGCGAAGATGCCCCATATGCTGATCGCCGGACAGACCGGCAGCGGTAAATCCGTATGTATCAACGCGATCATCAACAGCCTCCTGTACAGGGCAAGCCCGGATGAGGTCAAGCTGATCCTGGTTGACCCGAAGGTGGTTGAACTGCAGTGCTACAACGGGATCCCGCACCTGCTGATCCCGGTGGTGAATGATCCGCGCAAGGCCGCGGCGGCACTGGCCTGGGCTGTGGCGGAAATGATGGAACGCTACGACCGGTTTGCCGAAAAGAAGGTCCGGAACCTGGAAGGCTACAACCAGCTGGTTGAACGGACCGGTGAAAAGCCCATGGCCCGGATCGTCATCATTATCGATGAACTTGCGGACCTGATGATGGTCTGCAAGAAGGACGTTGAAGAATATATCTGCCGGCTGACCCAGCTGGCGCGCGCGGCTGGCATCCATCTGATCGTCGCGACCCAGCGGCCTTCGGTGGACGTCATCACCGGCCTGATCAAAGCGAATATCCCGAGCCGGATCGCTTTCAAAACGGCCAGCTCGGTGGACAGCCGCACGATCCTGGACCGGAACGGTTCGGAACAGCTCCTGGGCTGGGGCGACATGCTGTATGCCCCCACCGGTTCCTTCGCGCCTACCCGTGTGCAGGGCTGCTTCCTGAGCGATGATGAAGTCAACAGGATCGCGAAGCATGTGAAGGATGCCAATCCCAGCACGTATGATCCGGATATCCTGGAAAAACTGGATGAGATCGCCAATGGCGGGGAATCCGGCGGGGCGGATATCATCATCAACAGTTCCGATATGAGCGGCGGAGACGGCGGCCTGTTTGAGCAGGCGGTGGAATTCGCCATCCAGGACGGACAGATCTCCACCAGCACGCTGCAGCGGCGGCTGAAGATCGGCTATGCCCGGGCGGGGCGGCTGACGGATGAAATGGAGGAACGGGGCATTGTGGCGGCCAAGGATGGCAGCAAACCCCGCAAGTGCCTGATCACCCGGGAAGAATGGGAAGAAATGAAGAAGTCAACGGAAGGAATGAGATAA
- the rbr gene encoding rubrerythrin has product MSNPYAGTQTEKNLEAAFAGESQARNKYTYFASVAKKEGYEQISALFLKTAENEKEHAKMWFKELKGIGSTTDNLAAAADGENYEWTDMYESFAKTAEEEGFPELAAKFRGVAAIEKHHEERYRALLKNIEMQQVFEKSEVKIWECRNCGHIVVGTKAPEVCPVCNHPQSYFEIAAENY; this is encoded by the coding sequence ATGTCAAATCCCTATGCCGGAACACAAACCGAAAAGAACCTTGAAGCTGCTTTCGCGGGCGAATCCCAGGCCCGGAACAAGTACACCTATTTTGCCTCTGTGGCGAAAAAAGAAGGCTATGAGCAGATCTCTGCCCTGTTCCTGAAAACAGCCGAGAACGAAAAAGAACACGCCAAGATGTGGTTCAAGGAACTCAAGGGCATCGGTTCCACCACGGACAACCTGGCCGCCGCGGCCGACGGTGAAAACTACGAGTGGACCGATATGTACGAATCCTTCGCCAAAACAGCGGAAGAGGAAGGATTCCCGGAACTCGCCGCGAAGTTCCGCGGTGTTGCCGCGATCGAAAAGCATCATGAGGAACGCTACCGGGCCCTGCTGAAAAACATCGAAATGCAGCAGGTGTTCGAAAAGAGCGAGGTCAAAATCTGGGAATGCCGCAACTGCGGCCATATTGTGGTCGGCACCAAGGCTCCCGAAGTCTGCCCCGTCTGCAATCACCCCCAGAGCTATTTCGAAATCGCCGCTGAAAACTACTGA
- a CDS encoding DUF2804 domain-containing protein, with the protein MQRRIITPGPLHDGNGRLVETGYATELIKTYDRSRICTGRSRIKEWDYYAVCCDRFALALTIDHNGYMTMDSISLMDFERKSQITKSAMNLPIFAPRNLPSSSKNGSIRVTGKGYMLSFENDGISRRLTGFMNKFSGEDTIVFDLMLTDEPKESMVIVTPYKDHPEAFYYNQKINCMRVEGTITLGGREYKCDPADTFAVLDWGRGVWTYDNTWYWGSVSGLAEGKPFGFNLGYGFGDTSAASENVLVYEGKIHKLEQVQFEIPVKDGKEDYLSPWTIKDSEGRLELTFEPIMDRCMKTDLLVICSDQHQVFGRFSGKAVLDDGRELKIENLTGFAEKVRNKW; encoded by the coding sequence ATGCAGCGCCGAATCATAACACCCGGTCCGCTTCATGATGGGAACGGACGGCTGGTTGAAACCGGATACGCCACAGAACTCATTAAGACCTATGACAGATCCCGGATCTGTACGGGACGGTCGAGAATCAAGGAATGGGATTACTATGCGGTCTGCTGTGACCGCTTTGCCCTGGCACTGACCATCGACCATAACGGCTATATGACCATGGACAGCATTTCCCTGATGGATTTTGAACGGAAAAGCCAGATTACAAAATCCGCCATGAACCTGCCCATTTTCGCTCCGCGGAACCTGCCGTCCAGCAGCAAGAACGGCAGCATCCGGGTGACCGGGAAAGGCTATATGCTTTCTTTTGAAAATGACGGGATCAGCCGTCGGCTGACCGGTTTCATGAACAAGTTCAGCGGGGAAGACACGATCGTGTTCGACCTGATGCTGACGGATGAACCGAAGGAATCCATGGTGATCGTTACACCCTATAAAGACCATCCGGAAGCCTTCTACTATAACCAGAAGATCAACTGCATGCGTGTGGAAGGAACCATCACGCTTGGAGGACGGGAATACAAATGTGATCCGGCGGACACCTTTGCGGTGCTGGACTGGGGCCGCGGCGTATGGACCTATGACAATACCTGGTACTGGGGTTCCGTATCTGGACTGGCGGAAGGAAAACCCTTTGGATTTAACCTTGGATATGGCTTTGGGGACACGTCCGCTGCCAGTGAGAATGTGCTGGTGTATGAGGGAAAGATCCACAAGCTGGAGCAGGTTCAGTTTGAGATTCCGGTGAAGGACGGGAAAGAGGATTACCTGTCTCCCTGGACGATCAAAGACAGTGAAGGCCGTCTGGAGCTGACCTTTGAACCGATCATGGACAGATGCATGAAAACCGACCTGCTGGTCATCTGTTCCGACCAGCACCAGGTTTTCGGACGGTTCTCCGGGAAAGCTGTCCTGGATGACGGCAGGGAACTGAAGATCGAAAACCTGACCGGATTCGCCGAAAAAGTCCGGAATAAATGGTAA
- the rlmD gene encoding 23S rRNA (uracil(1939)-C(5))-methyltransferase RlmD gives MKGTNRMKKNECFPMTADRLGADLEGICIHEGMPVFVPGLLPGEGAGIKIVKAEKRYAFGRMESKPDPVSPDRRTPDCASYPRCGGCTGRHMSYEATLAAKRQQVEDCFRRIAGIETEVPPVLGMDSPYGYRNKTSLPAGGTAEQPVLGFYAPRSHAVIPAETCPNAMPPANDLAEAFLGWMKQFHVEPYHEETRRGLIRHLVIRVNRKGESMVTVAANGSTLPHQQELTDALVKLGTVSLWLNENRAATNVILSDRFHLIYGRETFTGTLFDLQFELSPASFFQVNPVQTEKLYQTAVDFAQLKPADLLCDVYCGAGTITLTMARHCREAIGIEIVEAAVENAKRNAVLNGISNVSFRAGKAEELLPQMVAGGLRPDVICVDPPRKGLDPAVIHAMAQAGPDRIVYVSCNPATLARDAGLLRDEGYLVRKVQPVDMFCWTSGVETVCLLSRDS, from the coding sequence ATGAAAGGAACGAACAGGATGAAAAAGAACGAATGCTTTCCCATGACCGCGGACCGTCTGGGCGCGGACCTGGAGGGTATCTGCATCCATGAAGGTATGCCCGTGTTCGTTCCAGGCCTGCTGCCCGGTGAAGGCGCCGGTATCAAAATCGTAAAAGCTGAAAAACGCTACGCCTTCGGCCGGATGGAATCAAAACCCGATCCCGTTTCCCCGGATCGGCGGACTCCGGATTGTGCTTCCTATCCCCGCTGCGGCGGATGTACAGGCCGCCATATGAGTTATGAAGCCACCCTGGCTGCCAAGCGGCAGCAGGTGGAAGACTGTTTTCGCCGTATTGCCGGTATTGAGACGGAAGTCCCGCCGGTTCTCGGAATGGATTCCCCTTACGGCTACCGGAACAAGACTTCCCTGCCCGCCGGCGGAACCGCCGAACAACCGGTGCTTGGCTTTTACGCGCCACGGAGCCACGCGGTCATTCCCGCGGAAACCTGCCCGAACGCCATGCCGCCCGCCAATGACCTGGCCGAGGCCTTCCTGGGCTGGATGAAACAGTTCCATGTGGAACCCTATCACGAAGAAACCCGCAGGGGACTGATCCGCCACCTGGTGATCCGCGTAAACCGGAAGGGGGAGAGCATGGTCACGGTCGCGGCCAACGGCAGCACCCTGCCCCATCAGCAGGAACTGACCGATGCCCTTGTGAAGCTGGGTACTGTCAGTCTCTGGCTGAATGAGAACCGTGCCGCCACCAATGTGATCCTTTCAGACCGGTTCCATCTTATATATGGAAGGGAAACCTTCACCGGAACCCTCTTTGACCTGCAGTTTGAGCTGTCTCCCGCTTCCTTTTTCCAGGTGAATCCTGTCCAGACGGAAAAGCTTTACCAGACAGCGGTGGATTTCGCGCAGCTGAAGCCGGCGGATCTCCTCTGTGATGTCTACTGCGGTGCCGGCACTATTACCCTGACCATGGCCCGGCACTGCCGGGAAGCCATCGGTATCGAAATCGTGGAAGCTGCCGTGGAAAACGCGAAGCGGAACGCGGTCCTGAACGGGATCAGCAACGTCTCCTTCCGGGCCGGAAAAGCGGAAGAGCTGCTGCCGCAGATGGTGGCAGGCGGCCTCCGGCCGGACGTGATCTGTGTGGATCCGCCCCGGAAGGGACTGGATCCGGCAGTCATTCACGCCATGGCACAGGCGGGGCCGGACCGGATCGTCTATGTTTCCTGCAATCCCGCCACCCTGGCCCGGGACGCCGGTCTCCTGCGGGATGAAGGATACCTCGTCCGCAAAGTCCAGCCGGTGGATATGTTCTGCTGGACCTCCGGCGTTGAGACCGTCTGCCTCCTGTCCAGGGATTCCTGA
- a CDS encoding DUF952 domain-containing protein, which translates to MYIIHVANKEEYEKEIRTGFYGRRSVERCGFIHCSDLDTYYLVAPNFRNDTDEKVILVIDTDKTEPEIRWEDGGGLDFPHIYGLLNKEAVIAVFPHLWSADRVWIPNEELKPYAVNGFEREYHGE; encoded by the coding sequence ATGTACATCATTCATGTTGCCAATAAGGAAGAATACGAAAAAGAGATCCGCACCGGTTTCTACGGAAGAAGAAGCGTGGAAAGGTGCGGTTTCATCCATTGCTCCGACCTGGACACCTATTACCTTGTGGCTCCGAATTTCAGGAACGATACCGATGAGAAAGTGATCCTGGTGATCGACACGGACAAGACCGAACCGGAGATCCGCTGGGAGGACGGCGGCGGGCTTGATTTTCCCCACATCTACGGTCTGCTGAACAAAGAGGCCGTCATCGCCGTATTCCCCCATCTGTGGAGTGCTGACCGGGTATGGATCCCGAATGAGGAACTGAAACCTTACGCGGTCAACGGATTTGAACGGGAATACCACGGCGAATGA
- a CDS encoding alkaline phosphatase family protein, which translates to MNQKLVWPDYKNCIANLPNSILRKFGVTPAGDTLPLLDRYLEKDYRNIVVILLDGMGKSILEKHLDKDGAFRSRLAGIYQSVFLSTTVAATTSVMSGLQPCEHSWLGWECYYPRVDQNVTVFFSTIQGIDIQAADYNVPRTVTPYVSVFDRLNSAGIRAAMLSPFTEPYPADFSALCDTIRAYCRKPGKQYIYAYWNQPDGLMHRLGCAADPVHEAIREMETAVEKLAGDLEDTLVIVTADHGHIDTDHVMLQDYPELLDCLVRLPSLEPRVLNLFVKDGRKAFFEKEFNRLFGDKFLLLPMEEVLARKLLGTGKPHQEFRGMLGDYLALALDNLTIYFKNEPEDHRWLSTHGSVTEDEMLIPLILFDRSK; encoded by the coding sequence ATGAATCAGAAACTGGTATGGCCTGACTACAAAAACTGCATCGCGAACCTGCCCAACTCCATTCTCCGGAAATTCGGCGTCACTCCCGCCGGAGACACTCTTCCGCTGCTTGACCGGTATCTGGAAAAGGATTACCGGAATATCGTTGTCATCCTGCTGGACGGCATGGGTAAAAGCATCCTGGAAAAACACCTGGATAAGGACGGGGCTTTTCGTTCCCGCCTGGCCGGTATCTATCAGTCTGTGTTCCTTTCCACCACGGTTGCCGCAACCACCTCGGTCATGTCCGGACTGCAGCCCTGTGAGCACAGCTGGCTGGGCTGGGAATGCTATTATCCCCGGGTGGACCAGAACGTGACCGTTTTCTTCAGCACGATCCAGGGGATCGATATCCAGGCCGCCGATTATAACGTACCGAGAACCGTCACCCCCTATGTCAGCGTCTTTGACCGGCTGAACAGCGCCGGCATCCGTGCCGCCATGCTTTCCCCCTTCACGGAACCGTATCCGGCAGATTTCAGCGCGCTTTGCGACACGATCAGGGCGTATTGCCGGAAGCCCGGCAAACAATATATCTATGCCTACTGGAACCAGCCGGACGGGCTGATGCACAGGCTCGGCTGTGCCGCTGATCCTGTTCATGAGGCAATCCGGGAAATGGAAACCGCTGTCGAAAAGCTGGCCGGTGACCTGGAAGATACCCTGGTCATCGTTACCGCTGACCACGGGCACATCGACACGGACCACGTCATGCTGCAGGACTATCCGGAACTCCTTGACTGCCTTGTTCGCCTGCCCTCCCTGGAGCCGCGCGTTCTCAACCTGTTTGTGAAAGATGGCAGAAAAGCGTTTTTTGAAAAAGAGTTCAACCGGCTGTTCGGCGATAAGTTCCTGCTGCTTCCTATGGAGGAAGTCCTCGCGCGGAAGCTTCTCGGAACCGGGAAACCCCATCAGGAGTTCCGGGGAATGCTGGGAGATTATCTCGCCCTTGCCCTGGACAACCTGACCATCTATTTCAAAAATGAGCCGGAAGACCACCGGTGGTTATCCACCCACGGCAGCGTAACGGAGGATGAAATGCTGATTCCGCTCATCCTGTTTGACAGGAGTAAATAA
- a CDS encoding shikimate kinase, protein MDLIVLIGSGAVGKMTVGQELMKITDFRLFHNHMMIEPVIEVFGDYCGPVVGRLREVIFEEFLKTKYRGMIFTYMWAFDMQEDWDYIRSVAERFEATGGNVYYVELIADQAVRLERNRTENRLRNKASKRDLAVSQERLLREDSRYRLVSREGEIPFENYIRIDNTRMEPQEAARLIKDKFAL, encoded by the coding sequence ATGGACCTGATCGTGCTGATCGGCAGCGGCGCTGTCGGTAAAATGACCGTAGGCCAGGAACTGATGAAGATTACTGATTTCCGTCTCTTCCATAATCATATGATGATCGAACCCGTCATAGAGGTTTTCGGGGATTACTGCGGCCCGGTTGTCGGCCGGCTCCGGGAGGTGATCTTTGAGGAATTCCTGAAGACAAAGTACCGGGGGATGATTTTTACCTATATGTGGGCTTTTGATATGCAGGAAGACTGGGATTATATCCGTTCTGTGGCAGAGCGGTTCGAAGCAACCGGCGGAAATGTGTATTATGTGGAACTTATCGCCGACCAGGCGGTGCGCCTGGAAAGAAACCGGACAGAGAACCGTCTGAGAAACAAGGCATCCAAACGGGACCTCGCTGTATCACAGGAAAGGCTCCTGCGGGAGGATTCCCGCTACCGCCTTGTGAGCCGGGAGGGCGAGATTCCCTTTGAAAACTATATCCGGATCGACAATACCCGCATGGAACCGCAGGAAGCTGCACGGTTGATCAAAGACAAATTCGCCCTCTGA
- a CDS encoding PTS transporter subunit IIC, whose product MKEFLKRKNIEISLKRYGIDALGAMAQGLFCSLLIGTILNTFAQQLHIDFLNQTVATIGTRVFTIASLPQAMSGAAMAIAIGYALKCPPLVLFSMTTVGFAADTLGGAGGPLAVLFIAIIAAEFGKAVSKETKVDILVTPLVTIAIGVLLSWWIAPALGKAAMYIGDVIKWATELQPFLMGILVSVIVGVALTLPISSAAICAALLLTGLAGGAAVAGCCAQMVGFAVISFRENKVGGLVSQGLGTSMLQMGNIIKNPRVWIAPTLASAITGPIATCVFRMEMNGAPISSGMGTCGLVGPLGVYTGWLNDIAAGAKEAITGMDWLGLVLICFVLPAVLSLIIHSFVQKAGWVKDGDLKI is encoded by the coding sequence ATGAAAGAGTTTTTAAAGAGGAAAAACATTGAAATCTCCCTGAAGCGCTACGGAATTGACGCGCTGGGTGCCATGGCGCAGGGCCTGTTCTGCTCCCTGCTGATCGGCACGATCCTCAACACCTTTGCCCAGCAGCTGCATATCGACTTCCTGAATCAGACCGTGGCAACGATCGGTACAAGAGTCTTCACCATTGCCAGCCTGCCCCAGGCCATGAGCGGGGCCGCCATGGCTATCGCCATCGGCTATGCGCTGAAATGTCCTCCGCTGGTCCTCTTCTCCATGACGACTGTCGGCTTTGCGGCTGATACGCTCGGCGGAGCAGGCGGTCCGCTGGCCGTGCTTTTCATCGCCATCATCGCGGCTGAATTCGGCAAGGCTGTATCCAAGGAAACCAAGGTTGATATCCTGGTGACTCCCCTTGTGACCATTGCCATCGGTGTGCTCCTGTCCTGGTGGATCGCTCCCGCGCTGGGAAAAGCCGCCATGTACATCGGAGACGTTATCAAATGGGCAACTGAACTCCAGCCCTTCCTGATGGGCATCCTGGTATCCGTCATTGTGGGCGTGGCCCTGACCCTCCCCATCTCCTCCGCGGCGATCTGCGCGGCCCTGCTGCTGACCGGACTTGCCGGCGGCGCTGCCGTGGCCGGCTGCTGCGCGCAGATGGTGGGCTTCGCTGTGATCTCCTTCCGGGAAAACAAAGTCGGCGGCCTGGTTTCCCAGGGACTCGGCACCTCCATGCTCCAGATGGGCAACATCATCAAGAATCCCCGGGTGTGGATCGCTCCCACCCTTGCTTCCGCCATTACCGGTCCCATCGCCACCTGCGTGTTCCGGATGGAAATGAACGGTGCCCCCATCTCCTCCGGCATGGGCACCTGCGGACTGGTCGGTCCTCTGGGCGTCTATACCGGCTGGCTCAATGACATCGCCGCCGGCGCAAAGGAAGCCATCACCGGGATGGACTGGCTGGGTCTTGTCCTGATCTGCTTCGTGCTTCCCGCGGTGCTGTCGCTGATCATTCATTCCTTCGTCCAGAAGGCCGGCTGGGTCAAGGACGGAGACCTGAAGATCTGA
- a CDS encoding NUDIX hydrolase — protein MDQNTLPERLDRTVIYESDYVCLYADKVRLPSGYIIEKYHQVHYPREAVSIVIFNEKNEILMIREKRYTVGRLEWEIPAGKIEEGESREEAARREAMEETGCTLKDLTFLCSQNPANGMSDCLCHVFAARVGSEGSIGDTDEVASKVWMPVEKVRELLRKNETRDGVSMLAILFALEFYRR, from the coding sequence ATGGACCAGAACACCCTTCCGGAAAGACTGGACAGAACCGTCATCTACGAAAGTGACTATGTATGCCTTTACGCGGATAAGGTCAGGCTTCCCAGCGGATATATCATTGAAAAGTACCACCAGGTACATTATCCCAGAGAAGCCGTCAGCATCGTTATCTTCAATGAAAAGAACGAGATCCTGATGATCCGCGAAAAACGGTATACTGTCGGCAGGCTGGAATGGGAAATCCCCGCCGGCAAGATCGAAGAGGGCGAAAGCCGGGAAGAAGCCGCCCGAAGGGAAGCCATGGAAGAGACCGGCTGCACCCTGAAGGACCTGACCTTCCTCTGCTCCCAGAATCCGGCGAACGGCATGTCCGACTGCCTGTGTCACGTGTTTGCAGCCCGTGTCGGTTCCGAAGGCAGTATCGGGGACACGGATGAAGTGGCGTCCAAAGTGTGGATGCCCGTGGAAAAAGTCAGGGAACTTCTCCGGAAAAATGAAACCAGGGACGGCGTCTCCATGCTGGCCATCCTGTTTGCCCTGGAATTTTACCGGCGGTAA